In Formosa haliotis, the sequence TTGCTTATTCTGCAGGAACAGGAGGTAGTATGTTAATTATTGGTTCGGCGGCAGGAGTTGTTGCTATGGGAATGGAGAAAATTGACTTTTTCTGGTACCTTAAAAAAATATCATGGCTAGCCTTAATCGGATTTGTTGTAGGATCTGCAGCCTTCATGATAACAAGAACTTTATACTAATTATACTTAAGTAAAAATTAAATCGTTATATAATTTATCTAGTAAAATCTTAAAAAATTTATGTTAAACGCCCTTTTTCAAAACCCTACAGACGGAGTTGAAGTCCTTACAGACGCAGAACCTGTAAAGAAAACCCTTTCAATTGTCGAATTAATTAGCAGCGGAGGAGTAGCTGGTCAAGTTATTATAGGTGTCCTATTCATCTTGCTTGTTGTTGCTATCTATATTTATTTTGAACGTTTATTTGCGATTAAAGCAGCATCTCAAATAGATCGAAATTTCATGAACGAAATTAAAGACCATGTTAGTAATGGTAAAATTGACTCTGCCCAAAGCCTTTGTGCCCAGGTAAATACTCCAGTTTCTAGATTAATAGGAAAAGGAATCACCAGAATAGGAAAACCTTTGGAAGATATTAATACAGCTATAGAAAACGCTGGTCGATTAGAAGTTTACGGTTTAGAAAAGAATGTAAGTGTTTTAGCTACAATTTCTGGAGCCGCACCAATGATTGGATTCTTAGGAACGGTAATCGGGATGATTCTTTCTATTTTTGAAATTGCTAATTCTGGAGGACAAATCGATATTAAATTATTGGCCGACGGATTATATACTGCGATGACTACTACAGTAGCGGGATTAATTGTTGGTATTGTAGCTTATATTACGTATAATCATTTAGTAGTAAAAACAGACAAGGTTGTCTATCAAATGGAATCTAATTCATTAGAATTTTTAGATCACTTAAACGAGCCAATTTAATATGAATATTAGAGGAAGAAATAAAGTGACGCCAGAATTCAATATGTCGTCTATGACAGATATTGTATTCTTGCTACTTATCTTTTTTATGTTGGCTTCTACCTTGGTAACCACAAACGCTATAGATGTGTTGTTGCCAAAAGCAAGTGGAAAAACCGAAAATAAACAAACAATTGCCGTTAGCATTAAAAAGGATTTAACTTATTATATCGATCAAAAACGTGTTGGAGAAAGTG encodes:
- a CDS encoding MotA/TolQ/ExbB proton channel family protein; its protein translation is MLNALFQNPTDGVEVLTDAEPVKKTLSIVELISSGGVAGQVIIGVLFILLVVAIYIYFERLFAIKAASQIDRNFMNEIKDHVSNGKIDSAQSLCAQVNTPVSRLIGKGITRIGKPLEDINTAIENAGRLEVYGLEKNVSVLATISGAAPMIGFLGTVIGMILSIFEIANSGGQIDIKLLADGLYTAMTTTVAGLIVGIVAYITYNHLVVKTDKVVYQMESNSLEFLDHLNEPI
- a CDS encoding ExbD/TolR family protein, translating into MNIRGRNKVTPEFNMSSMTDIVFLLLIFFMLASTLVTTNAIDVLLPKASGKTENKQTIAVSIKKDLTYYIDQKRVGESVLEYEIKNALAKETKPTIVLRAEESVPVEHVVKVMDIANRNKFKVILAVRPNN